Proteins encoded within one genomic window of Scomber japonicus isolate fScoJap1 chromosome 16, fScoJap1.pri, whole genome shotgun sequence:
- the impg1b gene encoding LOW QUALITY PROTEIN: interphotoreceptor matrix proteoglycan 1 (The sequence of the model RefSeq protein was modified relative to this genomic sequence to represent the inferred CDS: substituted 1 base at 1 genomic stop codon) — protein sequence MLLKTGVFFILCLFTLQASQIKDLRDHGFSGLRDVKYRHFLESSRSIRHTTNARAAQERHRTKRSTVLTTGVKVCPQETMRAVIGSHRAYYKLRVCQEAIWEAFRIFFDRVPNSEEYGAWVYTCQHENLCLDDLAQNFSSSQEHLDMVARRIAEHGESEGIVDETPEPGIDCTWTPPLIQFPTEADVSSHTKFXPYPNMIKENYEEYVVEFSVTMVGPSYSERLRNAEAPVPNDITRDLTDKMLHVFQKVPGFKDIRILGFRSEDVSVRYAVVFNGDTELNDEPGDLLEFEADPNEDVNAPKLKHIIVNALKQEPSLPLDIETLNFETVNTVYPVAALGINPVEDVSSEDDTTEAIAEDSTPTQSFLPTVAVTENSLEASTIKPETHTIVPFIPTILPEATFAVTDETHVMTAVEGESTEDAAGEASDIIATDITLENIAEQEEEAETEVAEELVTDESEPAVKEQNEDLRLVTQPAEDNLVLSEPTDPTISEISVIEAAAPISTPSTHEHTVQGIEPETDVEPLPSPSESGEAPEDRDETSGGHSGGTPASLDLPPEISSIQDDVGQSQNGTEVAMTELLEEQSGNGLPPEPDERPYESTAAPAMRQASTPLMTAVDKSKELVVFFSLRVTNMMFSDDLFNKSSPEYKSLENTFLELTQHSGSRKSPNPGASRKSGPKRQTTLASIPLLPYLQSNLTGFKQLEVLNFRNGSVVVNSKMKLDKPVPYNVTEAVHCVLEDFCNAASKRLDIEIDSRSLEIEPADHADPCKFLACNEFSRCVVNSWTNEPECLCDPGYSTVNGLPCQSTCTLQPDYCLNGGLCEIIPGHGATCRCPVGKYWHFHGEHCNELVSMPVDPPLIITCLVGSLCLVCAIIGILIFINKKCINTRKAVTLVHTHAPYAFENTLRVNPVFENDDGVLNQVSTLPCPSSSASSQSQHSEQEHFASIENIHLSIEIPRQLYTTRSEKLVSDMVDFHHCIPHNEAWRLSNEYRTCCLLRASDNECFEVTVL from the exons TTTGTCAGGAAGCAATTTGGGAGGCGTTTCGCATCTTCTTCGACAGGGTCCCAAACTCTGAGGAGTACGGTGCCTGGGTTTACACCTGCCAGCATGAAAACCTCTGCTTGGATGATCTGGCCCAGAACTTTAGCAGCTCTCAGGAGCATCTGGACATGGTGGCCAGG AGAATAGCTGAACATGGCGAAAGTGAAGG AATTGTTGATGAAACGCCAGAGCCAGGAATAGATT GCACCTGGACTCCCCCACTGATTCAGTTTCCAACGGAAGCAGATGTAAGTTCACACACAAAGTTTTAACCTT ATCCCAATATGATAAAAGAGAACTATGAGGAGTACGTTGTTGAATTCAGCGTCACTATGGTTGGCCCATCATACAGTGAGCGGCTGCGAAACGCAGAGGCTCCAGTGCCCAATGACATCACGAGAGATCTCACAGATAAG ATGCTTCATGTGTTTCAAAAAGTTCCAGGTTTCAAAGACATTCGTATTCTGGGATTTCG ATCGGAGGATGTGTCTGTGCGTTATGCTGTGGTCTTTAATGGAGACACAGAGCTCAATGATGAACCTGGGGATCTTCTGGAGTTTGAAGCAGACCCAAATGAGGATGTTAATGCACCTAAACTGAAACACATCATTGTGAACGCCTTAAAACAGGAGCCATCACTGCCGCTGGACATAGAGACACTCAACTTTGAGACCG TGAACACAGTTTATCCAGTTGCGGCACTCGGCATAAATCCTGTTGAGGACGTATCATCTGAGGATGACACCACAGAGGCCATTGCAGAGGACAGCACACCCACCCAAAGTTTCCTCCCCACTGTGGCAGTGACAGAAAACTCTTTGGAGGCTTCAACAATcaaaccagaaacacacaccaTTGTGCCTTTCATCCCAACCATCCTCCCAGAGGCCACTTTTGCTGTCACTGATGAGACTCACGTAATGACAGCAGTAGAGGGGGAATCCACAGAGGATGCTGCAGGGGAAGCCAGTGACATTATAGCTACAGATATAACATTGGAAAACATtgcagagcaggaagaagaagcagagacaGAGGTGGCTGAAGAGCTGGTGACAGACG AATCTGAACCAGCTGTTAAGGAACAGAATGAGGACCTTCGCTTGGTGACCCAACCTGCTGAAGATAACCTTGTCCTGTCGGAGCCTACGGACCCAACAATTTCGGAGATATCTGTAATAGAAGCAGCAGCCCCAATCTCCACACCATCAACCCATGAGCATACAGTTCAAGGCATTGAACCAGAAACAGACGTTGAGCCTTTGCCATCCCCTTCAGAGAGCGGAGAAGCCCCAGAGGACAGAGATGAGACTAGTGGGGGACACAGTGGAGGGACCCCGGCCTCATTGGACCTTCCTCCTGAGATTTCAAGCATTCAAGATGATGTAGGACAAAGCCAGAATGGGACAGAGGTGGCGATGACTGAGCTTCTGGAGGAACAGAGCGGTAATGGACTGCCACCAGAGCCTGACGAACGGCCATACGAATCTACGGCTGCACCGGCAATGAGACAAGCCAGCACTCCTCTGATGACAGCAGTGGACAAGAGCAAAGAGTTAGTGGTTTTCTTTAGCTTGAGGGTCACTAACATGATGTTTTCTGATGACCTTTTCAACAAGAGCTCCCCAGAGTATAAATCACTGGAGAATACCTTTCTTGAACTG ACACAGCACTCCGGGTCCAGAAAATCGCCAAACCCTGGAGCTTCCCGTAAATCTGGGCCTAAGAGACAGACGACTTTAGCCTCAATACCG CTTCTACCCTATCTGCAGTCCAATTTGACTGGATTTAAGCAGCTGGAGGTCCTCAACTTCAGGAATGGCAGCGTCGTGGTAAACAGCAAGATGAAACTGGACAAGCCAGTACCTTATAATGTGACCGAGGCTGTGCACTGTGTGCTCGAAGATTTCTGTAACGCTGCATCTAAACGGCTCGACATTGAGATTGATAGTCGTTCCTTGGAAATagaaccag CTGACCACGCAGATCCCTGCAAGTTCCTGGCCTGCAATGAGTTTTCACGCTGCGTGGTTAACAGTTGGACCAATGAGCCGGAGTGTCTGTGTGATCCAGGCTACAGCACTGTCAACGGCCTGCCTTGTCAGAGCACCTGCACTTTGCAGCCAGACTACTGCCTGAACGGAGGCCTGTGTGAGATCATTCCAGGGCACGGAGCCACCTGCAG ATGCCCTGTAGGTAAATACTGGCACTTCCACGGAGAACACTGCAATGAGCTGGTGTCAATGCCAGTAGACCCTCCATTAATTATAACCTGCCTCGTGGGAAGTCTCTGCCTTGTTTGCGCCATCATCGGCATCTTGATATTCATAAACAAGAAGTGTATAAATACAAGAAAGGCTGTCACTTTGGT GCACACCCATGCTCCCTATGCATTTGAGAATACTTTGAGGGTGAACCCAGTGtttgaaaatgatgatggtGTCTTAAATCAAGTGTCCACATTGCCGTGTCCTTCAAGTTCTGCTTCTTCCCAATCCCAACATTCTGAGCAAGAACATTTTGCCTCAATTGAAAATATACATCTGAGTATTGAG ATCCCCAGACAACTCTACACAACAAGATCAGAAAAGTTAGTATCAGATATGGTGGACTTCCATCACTGCATACCACACAACGAG GCGTGGCGATTGTCGAATGAATACAGAACGTGTTGTCTTCTGAGGGCATCGGATAATGAATGTTTTGAAGTGACAGTTCTTTGA